TACGAAGACGTCACTGCAGTCTATCACTgataaaaaaagaacacaAAAGAAACGTGTTTCTGTCTAATTGAGGCCTGTTTATTGGTGGTTTCACCTTCGGTCACTCCCGTGGGATTGTCGCCCTGCCTGAGGTATCTGCTTTGCCGCATGGGGCATTTCGAAAATATCCTGTACAGGAACAGCAGCCATAATAAGCCCGGCATCATTGGCATTGGCTAATGACCGCTGAATGTACCTGCAGTCATGCATATATGCCCGATTCAGGGGTCGACTCTTGCCCGGTAGTCCAGTTTGAAAGACGCCTGCATCAACACAAGGCTGACAGATTCAGATTCTTTGAGCTGATACACCTTCACTAAAGACCCCTTGTCTTGAATTTGCATTGATCAGGATATCTGTGTTACTTGACTGACCTGATTCTCTACAATAGCACATGTTTGTTGGCCGAAAGAAGTCTGAAGCTATGCTGATCTATGGAGTACTTCGCTGAACTCCAACATGTGAAATTATCTACAGCATAGCTTCTCTCGCAGTTACATATGTCCAGCTTGACATCGCCATGACATCATGTCCATACATCCATCTCAAGAAGAGCGCAGATGAATTTATACATTATCACCCATACACATCCATGCTATTCAAACAATTCCCCCGTACAACGCGCTCCCGCCTCTCATCTACCTATATTCACATAATCTCCCGTCTCCTCCCCTACTCCCACACCCCCAGAATGACCACAAAAGACGTCTGCGGCGCCGCCCCAGGCTCCCAAGGCCACGCAACTCACAAGCCCCTCCCCAAAGAAGAAGCTTGGAAATACCGCCCGCCATACCTAATCCAAACCCCTGAGGCCTTCGGGGAGATAAAATGGCGCGGAAAATGCCATTGCGGACAGATCAGTTACTCACTGAATCTCGAGAAGCCGCTTAATGCCAAGTTCTGTCATTGTAGGGGGTGTCAGTTGATGCATGGTATTCCCTTCCCTGCCCCAGTATACCAGACTGGCTTACAAGCCAGTGGAGGGGTCGTTGCTAACTGCTGGCGGTGGTGGGGCAGGCGCACCCTTCCAATGGGCCGCTATATTCCCCAAATCCAGCATCACTTTCGACCGGGGCGTGCGCGGGCTGGAGTTCTATTGCTCCTCGCATTATACCCGTGAGTATGAGGTTCCTGCGAAGGTATCGTGTTCGTACTGTCGGACGCCGATTATGGATGAGGGGAGGAATGTTTGTTTGTTGTTTCCGGAGAGCATTGagtttggggaggaggaggaggagggggagagggTTAAGCGGTGTTTTGAGGTTTCGTGCGTCATCCCCTTCTTTGGATTTAGATGGGTTGTTTCGGGGATGGGCTAACGGGGGTATGGCGCTGGGCAGGTCCCATATATTTTATAGTAAACGGGTAGTGGAAATTCCAGATGGGAAGCCCAAGTGGGCAGGGATGGATGAGGCGAGTGAGTTGTTGGATGATTATGGGAATGTGAAGCCTGAGGACTAGTAAGATATGCTAGGAGTGTATCTGTATAGTTGCCCTTAATCTGGTCAGCAACGTCCAACGATGAATGAGCATAATCGCTAATTGGAAGCATGTCAAAATGTCAATAATCTTGTATCAATCGGCTGTTCAGCAAATAACTACTGTATGTACATCGAATGCAGTGTAGTTgtagttgttgttgttgttgttgttgtagTTTACTACCTCGTTCACCGAATGACGTCGTCGCCGGTCTTCTCCACCCCGCGAAATGCGACAAGCAGAAAATCTGCATCTCAACTTCACTCCATCTCAAGCAATTACACAGTACTTTGAAGGTATGTCTGCTTCCATCGAATACCACCAGAGCATCCTACACCCACCACTACGACACACATATAAACCCCGCAATCCCAATAAAATACTAACCGGACCACAGCCCTCCACCACCATCGACACCTCAATCCCATCCCCCCAAAAAATTAGAGGCCTCAAAACCTCAAAACAAAATGTCCTGGACCCAAAAACAATTCACTCTCCCCCCGCGCTCCCGCGGCTCCTACCTCATAACCGACCACGTCGTCTCCGAACTCCCCGAACTCCGCTCCTACAAAGTCGGCCTCCTGCACCTCTTCGTGCAGCACACGAGCTGCGCGCTCTCGCTGAACGAGAACTGGGACGATGACGTGCGCGCAGATATGAGCGATGCGCTGGATCGCATTGCGCCCGAGGATCGCAAGGGGAATCTTTATAGGCATGATGCGGAGGGGTTGGATGATATGCCGGTGCGTTttccctctcctctctttcaATATGCATATGGCTGTGGTTTTGTGGTGAAGATGCTAACAGGGTAATAACAGGCACATATCAAGTCGTCGCTGGTTGGCGCTTCGGTTACGATTCCGATTACCAATGGACGGTTGAATACTGGGACTTGGCAAGGGATTTATTACATGGAGTTCCGGGCGAGTCGGCACTCGCGCAAGGTTGTTGCGACGATTCAGGGTGAGAAGGCGTGACTTTCTGGGGTTGAACGGTTATGAGTGTACGATGTGATGTGATACAGATGTTGTATTTATGCCTCTTATAAACGGGGGCGGTTTCATTGGTGGGTGGTAGTGTGGGGAAGTATATACTTCATGGACATTTTGTTCAATAAATGAATGAACCACAGCTCGCCGCAGTACTGTATATGCATGACTACATATTATAGCGTGTTTACTGGTTAACAGTATAGCATCCAGTATCCTCTAAATCATTGATACACTTCTGTACATAAACCCAGTCGGGGCAGAACAattaaagaaaagaaagtcaTCAACGCCAAACAAATCAAATGCCCTTTTACCGCTGCTCCAGCGCCTCCGGAGTCACACGCTGCTCCTCGTTCACTTCCGCAGCGTCACCGGTAGGCTCGAGGGGGTAGCTGGTGGAGGGCAACGACTTGAGATAGGCACGGTGGTGCTCATGGGCCTGAACTAGTTAGCATCCAAGTATATCAGACTGGACGAATGTTGGGGGACGTACGAAAGGAAGACCGCAGTAGCCACAGGTGGCAATCTCGGGCTTGTCGGTGTTGATGAAGATTTTGGGGTGACCAAGAGgaccaccgccgccgtcacAGCTGACGATTCTCTTGTTGGTCCAGCGGACGGGTTGCTTGTGGATGAGTTCGATAGCGGCCATAGGTTGGGGCTAAATGCACATAACCATTAGCACGTCACGTCACAGCCTGGCTGCCACAAGGCTCAGTTCAGACAGGAGAAAAGACACACCTGCAACTCCATAATCGTCTGCTCAAACCGCGGGCCAGTCATAGCCTTCTCCCTCGGCTGCTGGCTCGCAGCCCATGTGTTGGCCCGGTTAGGAGCCTGCAGCTGGCGGTTCCGCTCGCCCACCTCGGGGTCCTCCTTCAGCGGGTAATCCCACGAACCCATAGCGTCGACGGGGGTGGCATTGGTAGCGGAGGCGTTGGGCTTGGGGGTTGGCGGGTTGGGATCATTGGCTTGCATGGAGTTCTCGCTAAAGCGAGGGACGGTGGTCGAGTAGCTAGCCCGGGAGAGGAAGCGGGAGGACCATGTCGAGGAGAGAGCCGCGATCCGGCTGCGAGCGATGGGCAGCATTTTGTGCCTTTGGAGGAGGACGATTGGTTGTCTAGAGCGAGGTTTGCTGGCGGAGGGGTCGGGAGGTTTAGTCGGGGACGATAAGAATGGAAGGGCGAGGTTTGCGGGAAGCTGTCGCGCTTACACTGGCCAATCAGAGGGGTGGGAGCGGTAATCGCCGCATTTTTCTCGGATTCCTTTTCAGTCATTTTCAGCAGCACATACTTGATTCTACATTGTTTTGACCTGAATTTACCTGGGACTTCTACTACGCTGTCGCCATGCCCGCCGCAAAGGCTGGCGCAAAGCCAGAAAAAACCATGTCGTCGCGCTTGATGACAATGGGGGTATGTGAATTCTCTTTTCCATTTTAACATGCCCTGCGCATAGCTAACTCAACCAGTTTATGCAACGCTCTGCAGCCGCCAAAAAATCCCGAGCCTCAACAGAAGGAAGCCAAACCCCAGACTCAAAACGCGCCAGACTCTCCACCGAAGCATCCCCGGAACCCGCCGTCAAACCATCCTCAGACCTAGAAGCAATCTCAGCTGCCATTGCcgcagaggaagaaaaacgCAGAGAAGCATTGTCGAAACAAGCTGCAGAAGCGGGAGATACGGAATGGGTTCTTGACTATCCAGGAGTGAACCAGCAAGCTGCGCGGCCGATCGTTGTCGCAGCTGGGTCgttggacgatgatgacaatgatgaAGGTTATGGGGGTAGGCAGGCTTATGGGAACTTCaagcgcaagaagaagacggTACGCCTTTCTGATCCATTATCTTATCTGAATACTCGCTGACGGCACAGGGTGTGGCATATGGAAATCCTGACGAAGGGGAATTGGACGAAGCTCAGCTCGAGGAAAAGAGTAAACTCAGGGCTGAAATGAAGCAGGAGGCCAAGTCTTCGGGCGGCATATCGGGAGGAGGAGGCCGTGGAGGGTTGTCTGGAAACAGCGCGCAAAAGAAACGCAAGCAGAAATAAGTCATCGCCTCGTATGGTCATTATCAATCGCTGCCATTCCCTCATCCGGTCTCACTCCCGCCAACGCGCTCACCACTCTGGCGACCTGGCTCCTCTCGTGGGTGCATTGTTATCCAATGCATTTCTATTCTTATTCTGCCTGGTATCACGATCCTCATGACGCGGCAAGCTTGACTCCGGCGCAAACGTCTTTCCAACAATCACGTCGCCTTTCTTGATCGGAGCTTTGTCAAGCACCAGACTCAAATCTCGATCCTGCTTCACAGGAACTCCCCGCCGTCTGTAAGCGTGAACCTTGATGACATCAGAAGCTGGGACTCCGGAATCGAAGGCTCCAACCTCAGCGCGCAAACGATCTGGTGGTCTCTTCGTGATGTGTGGTCGGAGGTATTGCTTGTCTTCGAATGGGAACTTGGTCGTCGGTTGTCTTAGTATTCCTTTCGAGCCTGTGCCTCGCGTCTTCTGCTCTGTCAGTTGATCTGGTGTCAGTGCTAATGGCTCTCATAGTGGTTAGCAAGTTGTCCAGTCTCTTACTTACTAGGGCTGCTTTGTGGCTTGTACTCGTTAGCAGCGATGTTCATCCGGCTGACGCTCCTGGGCAGGGGTGAACGCGGCTCAACAGTCGACACACTGCGAACCAAACGAGGTCTTTCGGTTTCCAGGCCTTGGATAGTGATATCTCCAACCCAGCAGGGACAAGCCATGATGGCAGCTCGTTAGGACGAGTTACGAAAGAGTCAATCAGAAAGAGTACCATGTAAACATCGCTATAGACATAATCAACAGTGAATACACAACGCACATCCACCTACTCTAAAGTttagccttctcctccttcaccctcccctcccacctcctcatccccaaGTAATTCACCACAATATTCCAAAtcccaaccccaactcccACCGGCGGCatcaccaacaacacccaAGCCCACCACCGCGGACTACTTCCCCCAATTCTCTCCATAGCCCTCTTCACCTCTCCCTCCAGCGCCCCCTTATCCGAATCGTTCCAAACAATCACCCCGCGCGCATTACTCACGCCTCGGGATTCTGCCCTCGCAACCTTCCCCTTAACATCGCCCTGGCTACGCACCCGATTCTCTGCATCCTCAGCGGAAAGATGCGCATCGCGCGCGCGAAGCCTCGCCATCTGCACCTCTGGATCCGAAACACCAACAACGACGACCGTCCCGCAGAGAAGATCCAGCCCGCTCTCgaaaagcagcggcacatcaAGAACAACAGCCCACTTCCCCGATAAATAATTCGTCAAAAGCGCCTTGTATATTTCCCACCGTACAGCCGGATGGACAATCCCGTTCAGAACGCCCCGATCGCGTCGCCGCTCGGGACTATCCCCGAACACCCTTCTGCCAAGGGCTGGTCTGTTCAATGGGCCTCCTTTACTTTCCCCGTTGTTATTGTCATTTTTGTCGGGAAGGAGGAGATCCGGTGTCGTAGGCCCGAAATACTCGACGATGGCTTTGTACCCGGCGGTTCCTGGCTCGACGACGCGGCGGGCGAGGGTGTCGGCGTCGATTATGGGGAGGGAGTAGGGGGgtgaggagaggagggaggagacgGTTGATTTGCCGGTTGCGATGGAGCCGGTTAGGCCGATTATTAGCATGGCGCTTTTGTGGTGATGCTTCTTGCGGTGGTGTCGGTGGGTGACGTTTGGGGTGGATTGATCACGGAGGTTGGAGCTTTGTAGTCTGTAGAATTGAGTAGAGGACTATAGTGCCGGCGCTGGAATTAATAGATTTTGTGATGAATTGGGTTGGGTTGTTTCAATGGTGGAGTGTCTCTTGTATAGGTAGAAGAGGATAGGGAAAGGTGAAGGTCGAAATTGACGTTTCTATGCGGGGAGATTCAACCTCGGCCGATTGCAGCCTGCATACTCTACAGTATGCACTCACATCCATTCATTCGGAATTGCTACGATACTACAAAACGATACTAGATGAACAAGAGTCTATATGATTAGGATTATGAGCATGCTTATCAATGATGTCTATAAATTCTTTTACATTGGTATTTCTCCGTAGATGGTATCATATCAAAGTCATGCGTGTATGCAGGTCTGATGCCCTCCCGGTTCTCAATAACCGTCTTGCCCGTAGGCTTTGGAAGGGGTGTGACTCCAACTGATGTTGGTGGAGTGCCGTCACGGGGGTAGTCGAGCTCGCGGGGACCTCGTCGTCCCATCCAATCGATAGTCGGTTGTTAAGTGCGGCATATTCTGGGTTCGTTCGAGTATGGAAGCACCCTGCGTACAACAATGGAGTTGCTCTCGCGTCGCTGCGTTGTCAAGAATGCCTGAAGTAATGTCATGAAAGTAATAGCTATCCAAGGTAGACCATCAAGCCTCAGGAAGTCCCTTATTAGGATCCTGCGCCTGACCTTTCCAGCCAACATACGGCCATCCCTTGGGCAACGACGAGAATGGCGGAAGAGCATAACGACCATCGCAAGATCCCACAGTCGGACAGTCAAGCTCGCACAGCCCGAATACATTGCAGTAGCACTCTTCAGCCGTTGGGCAGTAGACGGGCTCTTTTCCAAAGATCACTGCAATCATTAGCATCACCTCATCTCTTGTTGAATCACCAAAGTCAAAATGAGCGTACTATGCCATGAATACTCCATAATCCTCCCACTCAACTCATCCTTCAAATCCGTCTTCACCAACCACTTCCGAAACCTCTCATAATCACTCTTCGGCCGCTCATGAATCTTCCACCTCGTAACCCCAAACTGCGCACAACACGAAACGCCCACTTCATTCGGAACCTCCACGCCCGGAAACAGCTCCATGAAGCCCGTTTTGAAGTATTCACCCGCGTGCACGTCTTCGCGATGGGTATCGGAGTACGGACGGATTTCGACGGGACACCCGAGAACCCACGCGCAGCGGAGGTTAACGTAGCCTTGTTTCTGGAGGTAAGGAACTTGGAAGTTGCGGAGCATGCGAACGCCGTCGTAGTAGGGGTCGTCGTTGTGCCATTGGTATTGCTGGGagtggatgaagaggagcGATTCGGGAAGGCGGTCGTAATTGTCGATTATATACCTATTCCACAATATTAGCGTCGCACGCAAATAAAGTAGTGTAAGGGAGAACCTCACGTCAAATAAACCATCGACTCCCTCCCCTTATTCTCCGTCACGGTCAACTCcgcatcttcatcatccacCACGTAAACACTCTTATGCCAGTCCGGGAAATACTCAAACAGCCAACTCGTATTATCCTTCTTCATACTCGCCACGACCATATTCTTCTGTATGAGTGGTTTCGACTGGTGCGCCGAGCTCGAACCGGCCGGTTTGGAGCGGCGGATTTCCTCCAACATGGCCTCGTCATCGTAGGCGGCGAAATTGCGGTTGGACGATTTGGCGTAGAAAAGGAAGTAGATtgcgaagatgatgaagatggttATGAGGATTGATTTTTCGCGATTGCGACGGCGTGGGCTTTGGAGGCCGCTGCCGAAGAAGAGCATCCTGGACTTGGTTCTTGCGAATGCGGTAGGAATAGAATTGAAGCGATTGATTGTTATGCAATTTGAGGCGAATAGCGGCCAGAAATCATGGCTGCGTGTCTTGTTCGGAGGGAAAAGTCGAGGCTGGAGGGACGGAGGATTGTCGCTCGACGCGCGTGTCGGACTCGGAAGTTTCCTTGGCGATCTTCTCAATGCGTATGTGCAGTAGCA
This sequence is a window from Aspergillus chevalieri M1 DNA, chromosome 5, nearly complete sequence. Protein-coding genes within it:
- a CDS encoding uncharacterized protein (COG:S;~EggNog:ENOG410PN30;~InterPro:IPR011057,IPR006913;~go_function: GO:0016846 - carbon-sulfur lyase activity [Evidence IEA]), translating into MTSCPYIHLKKSADEFIHYHPYTSMLFKQFPRTTRSRLSSTYIHIISRLLPYSHTPRMTTKDVCGAAPGSQGHATHKPLPKEEAWKYRPPYLIQTPEAFGEIKWRGKCHCGQISYSLNLEKPLNAKFCHCRGCQLMHVEGSLLTAGGGGAGAPFQWAAIFPKSSITFDRGVRGLEFYCSSHYTREYEVPAKVSCSYCRTPIMDEGRNVCLLFPESIEFGEEEEEGERVKRCFEVSSHIFYSKRVVEIPDGKPKWAGMDEASELLDDYGNVKPED
- a CDS encoding YjbQ family protein (COG:S;~EggNog:ENOG410PMX6;~InterPro:IPR001602,IPR035917;~PFAM:PF01894) — encoded protein: MSWTQKQFTLPPRSRGSYLITDHVVSELPELRSYKVGLLHLFVQHTSCALSLNENWDDDVRADMSDALDRIAPEDRKGNLYRHDAEGLDDMPAHIKSSLVGASVTIPITNGRLNTGTWQGIYYMEFRASRHSRKVVATIQGEKA
- a CDS encoding zinc-finger domain-containing protein (COG:C;~EggNog:ENOG410PPT3;~InterPro:IPR019401;~PFAM:PF10276), which gives rise to MLPIARSRIAALSSTWSSRFLSRASYSTTVPRFSENSMQANDPNPPTPKPNASATNATPVDAMGSWDYPLKEDPEVGERNRQLQAPNRANTWAASQQPREKAMTGPRFEQTIMELQPQPMAAIELIHKQPVRWTNKRIVSCDGGGGPLGHPKIFINTDKPEIATCGYCGLPFAHEHHRAYLKSLPSTSYPLEPTGDAAEVNEEQRVTPEALEQR
- a CDS encoding uncharacterized protein (COG:S;~EggNog:ENOG410PSM5); translation: MPAAKAGAKPEKTMSSRLMTMGFMQRSAAAKKSRASTEGSQTPDSKRARLSTEASPEPAVKPSSDLEAISAAIAAEEEKRREALSKQAAEAGDTEWVLDYPGVNQQAARPIVVAAGSLDDDDNDEGYGGRQAYGNFKRKKKTGVAYGNPDEGELDEAQLEEKSKLRAEMKQEAKSSGGISGGGGRGGLSGNSAQKKRKQK
- a CDS encoding putative dephospho-CoA kinase (BUSCO:EOG09264E6Z;~COG:H;~EggNog:ENOG410PI3Q;~InterPro:IPR027417,IPR001977;~PFAM:PF01121;~TransMembrane:1 (o233-258i);~go_function: GO:0004140 - dephospho-CoA kinase activity [Evidence IEA];~go_function: GO:0005524 - ATP binding [Evidence IEA];~go_process: GO:0015937 - coenzyme A biosynthetic process [Evidence IEA]), which produces MLIIGLTGSIATGKSTVSSLLSSPPYSLPIIDADTLARRVVEPGTAGYKAIVEYFGPTTPDLLLPDKNDNNNGESKGGPLNRPALGRRVFGDSPERRRDRGVLNGIVHPAVRWEIYKALLTNYLSGKWAVVLDVPLLFESGLDLLCGTVVVVGVSDPEVQMARLRARDAHLSAEDAENRVRSQGDVKGKVARAESRGVSNARGVIVWNDSDKGALEGEVKRAMERIGGSSPRWWAWVLLVMPPVGVGVGIWNIVVNYLGMRRWEGRVKEEKAKL
- a CDS encoding DUF3431 domain-containing protein (COG:S;~EggNog:ENOG410PIKT;~InterPro:IPR021838;~PFAM:PF11913;~TransMembrane:1 (i20-36o)) gives rise to the protein MLFFGSGLQSPRRRNREKSILITIFIIFAIYFLFYAKSSNRNFAAYDDEAMLEEIRRSKPAGSSSAHQSKPLIQKNMVVASMKKDNTSWLFEYFPDWHKSVYVVDDEDAELTVTENKGRESMVYLTYIIDNYDRLPESLLFIHSQQYQWHNDDPYYDGVRMLRNFQVPYLQKQGYVNLRCAWVLGCPVEIRPYSDTHREDVHAGEYFKTGFMELFPGVEVPNEVGVSCCAQFGVTRWKIHERPKSDYERFRKWLVKTDLKDELSGRIMEYSWHSTLILTLVIQQEMR